One part of the Hippopotamus amphibius kiboko isolate mHipAmp2 chromosome 14, mHipAmp2.hap2, whole genome shotgun sequence genome encodes these proteins:
- the WBP4 gene encoding WW domain-binding protein 4 isoform X1 has protein sequence MADYWKSQPKKFCDYCKCWIADNRPSIEFHERGKNHKENVAKRISEIKQKSLDKAKEEEKASKEFAAMEAAALKAYQEDLKRLGLESEISEPSISPVTSTIPPTSASNKQKEKKKKKKDPSKGRWVEGITSEGYHYYYDLITGASQWEKPEGFQGNLKKTAGKTVWVEGLSEDGYTYYYNTETGESRWEKPDDFIPHSGDLLSSKVNEKSLSTLEESKSSDSHSDSDGEQEAEKGEKKREVSTETQKLQIKFKEKNKNSNKGTEPETQKEKNTQGKNPSGPNEEKPKAHKKSNPYGEWQEIKQEIESQEEVDLELPSAENEYGSTSEADAGGEPKVVFKEKTVTSLGVMADGVAPVFKKRRMENGKSRNLRQRGDDQ, from the exons AT gGCAGACTACTGGAAGTCACAACCAAAGAAATTCTGTGATTACTGCAAGTGCTGGATAGCGGACAATAGGCCT AGCATTGAATTTCatgaaagaggaaagaatcaTAAGGAAAATGTGGCAAAGAGGATCAGTGAG ATTAAACAGAAAAGCCTGGATAaggcaaaggaagaagaaaaggcatCAAAGGAGTTTGCTGCAATGGAGGCAGCTGCCCTGAAAGCATACCAAGAGGATTTGAAAAGGCTTGGCTTAGAGTCAG AAATTTCAGAGCCAAGCATATCACCAGTAACCAGCACTATCCCACCCACCTCTGCATCaaataagcagaaagaaaagaagaaaaagaaaaaagacccttCAAAGGGCAGATGGGTAGAAGGCATAACCTCTGAGGGTTACCATTACTATTATGATCTTATCACAGGCG CATCTCAGTGGGAGAAACCTGAAGGATTTCAAGGAAACCTAAAAAAG ACAGCAGGGAAGACTGTTTGGGTAGAAGGTTTAAGTGAAGATGGTTATACCTATTATTATAATACAGAAACAGGGG AATCCAGATGGGAAAAACCTGATGATTTCATTCCACACTCTGGCGATCTGCTTTCTAGTAAAGTCAATGAAAAGTCACTCAGCACCCTAGAAGAGTCCAAATCATCAGATTCACATAGTGATTCTGATGGGGAACAGGAAGcagaaaagggggagaaaaaaagagaggtctCTACAGAAACCCAAAAGCTACAAATAAAGTTTAAG gaaaaaaataaaaatagcaataaaggAACTGAaccagaaacacagaaagaaaaaaatacccaggGGAAAAATCCATCAGGTCCAAATGAAGAAAAACCCAAAGCTCATAAAAAATCAAACCCATATGGAGAATGGCAAGAAATTAAACAAGAAATTGAGTCCCA GGAGGAGGTAGATTTGGAACTTCCAAGCGCTGAAAATGAATATGGATCAACTTCAGAGGCTGATGCTGGTGGGGAACCCAAAgtggtttttaaagaaaaaacagtcaCTTCTCTTGGAGTCATGGCAGATGGAGTGGCCCCAGTCTTCAAAAAGAGaagaatggaaaatggaaaatctaGAAATTTAAGGCAACGAGGTGATGATCAATAA
- the WBP4 gene encoding WW domain-binding protein 4 isoform X2, producing MEAAALKAYQEDLKRLGLESEISEPSISPVTSTIPPTSASNKQKEKKKKKKDPSKGRWVEGITSEGYHYYYDLITGASQWEKPEGFQGNLKKTAGKTVWVEGLSEDGYTYYYNTETGESRWEKPDDFIPHSGDLLSSKVNEKSLSTLEESKSSDSHSDSDGEQEAEKGEKKREVSTETQKLQIKFKEKNKNSNKGTEPETQKEKNTQGKNPSGPNEEKPKAHKKSNPYGEWQEIKQEIESQEEVDLELPSAENEYGSTSEADAGGEPKVVFKEKTVTSLGVMADGVAPVFKKRRMENGKSRNLRQRGDDQ from the exons ATGGAGGCAGCTGCCCTGAAAGCATACCAAGAGGATTTGAAAAGGCTTGGCTTAGAGTCAG AAATTTCAGAGCCAAGCATATCACCAGTAACCAGCACTATCCCACCCACCTCTGCATCaaataagcagaaagaaaagaagaaaaagaaaaaagacccttCAAAGGGCAGATGGGTAGAAGGCATAACCTCTGAGGGTTACCATTACTATTATGATCTTATCACAGGCG CATCTCAGTGGGAGAAACCTGAAGGATTTCAAGGAAACCTAAAAAAG ACAGCAGGGAAGACTGTTTGGGTAGAAGGTTTAAGTGAAGATGGTTATACCTATTATTATAATACAGAAACAGGGG AATCCAGATGGGAAAAACCTGATGATTTCATTCCACACTCTGGCGATCTGCTTTCTAGTAAAGTCAATGAAAAGTCACTCAGCACCCTAGAAGAGTCCAAATCATCAGATTCACATAGTGATTCTGATGGGGAACAGGAAGcagaaaagggggagaaaaaaagagaggtctCTACAGAAACCCAAAAGCTACAAATAAAGTTTAAG gaaaaaaataaaaatagcaataaaggAACTGAaccagaaacacagaaagaaaaaaatacccaggGGAAAAATCCATCAGGTCCAAATGAAGAAAAACCCAAAGCTCATAAAAAATCAAACCCATATGGAGAATGGCAAGAAATTAAACAAGAAATTGAGTCCCA GGAGGAGGTAGATTTGGAACTTCCAAGCGCTGAAAATGAATATGGATCAACTTCAGAGGCTGATGCTGGTGGGGAACCCAAAgtggtttttaaagaaaaaacagtcaCTTCTCTTGGAGTCATGGCAGATGGAGTGGCCCCAGTCTTCAAAAAGAGaagaatggaaaatggaaaatctaGAAATTTAAGGCAACGAGGTGATGATCAATAA